One Ostrea edulis chromosome 2, xbOstEdul1.1, whole genome shotgun sequence genomic region harbors:
- the LOC125681281 gene encoding uncharacterized protein LOC125681281 isoform X1 gives MHSMPRTFLVRRGEPTSGRNDSYQPGNRKHCLSDAVAETGDSMMPGTRIFEQVNIRQGNSTQRTTRVMKPLQERNHSNKQDYPKTLKPGVADSHQSSLDILATAAAQCAPSENTDLHDHDINSEDGVTDTENIPLNPHQKLPSFATLAYNIARQERENLNIPRSRNMSASSQSSLVADRTKKSPRKNAAKYTQSVTQGKENIPTSTNGKSRLAQMPFRETLNVLTQVKHNTNVRDASPSDATNGIPVTTTEAASVRVNKHSSKSPSKEVKTAVKPKIWNPIFHEYTPKKELSKTDVKVKTEPVSDSPGETSSNSNTVSYGSDVKKSVASERNLIKHSVESMIKKDLPSSDNHNTITGDLTIKRLLPKHEEEPTAKKIKLDENIVPTTPQTTNPLTETKIPSKFPIAIQEFPLYKISATPPISPYFSRGFEPSPKTFADVALRPLMPNMQLRTFSPFSPSFGRADNVIATEMHKSPPQVTCKIASMSSQNMLDTPLKQSVAPVRVYASTPMTSSLRESPMFRPTDSVFKMETKPSVTRVLAPTFKDSENLPLTNEVEVVNGGFGIKNPSYRAPKPSDITNIQPDSETGKGKYECKICSKAFGLQRLLNRHLKCHSDVKRYLCTFCGKGFNDTFDLKRHTRIHTGVKPYSCSECDRSFTQRCSLESHCRKVHNMDINYAYKQRRNKIYVCEECGHSTPNTSKHFVHLRENHPNNPALTKCHDRRQFKFSMENQQNVHLPRT, from the exons ATGCATAGCATGCCCCGGACGTTCCTGGTTCGTCGAGGTGAACCGACATCTGGACGAAACGACAGTTATCAGCCGGGAAACAGAAAACACTGCCTGTCAGACGCTGTTGCGGAGACAGGTGATTCCATGATGCCTGGCACACGAATTTTCG AGCAAGTGAACATCAGACAGGGAAATTCTACACAGAGAACTACCAGAGTAATGAAACCTCTTCAGGAAAGAAACCATTCCAATAAACAGGACTATCCAAAAACATTGAAGCCTGGTGTTGCTGACTCTCACCAATCCTCGCTGGATATCCTTGCGACAGCGGCGGCACAGTGTGCTCCATCAGAAAATACCGATCTTCATGACCACGACATAAATTCAGAGGATGGTGTTACTGACACTGAAAACATTCCTTTAAACCCTCATCAAAAACTTCCGTCATTTGCAACTTTGGCATACAATATTGCTAGACAAGAAAGAGAAAATCTGAATATTCCACGATCAAGAAATATGTCTGCTTCATCACAGTCTAGTTTGGTTGCAGATCGTACGAAGAAATCGCCGAGGAAAAATGCAGCTAAATATACCCAGTCTGTGACCCAAGGGAAGGAAAATATCCCTACATCAACGAATGGTAAAAGCAGACTCGCACAAATGCCATTCAGAGAGACGCTGAACGTATTAACTCAAGTCAAACACAACACCAACGTCAGAGATGCGAGTCCTTCTGATGCTACCAATGGAATTCCAGTGACGACAACTGAAGCCGCTTCAGTGAGAGTTAATAAACACTCCTCTAAAAGTCCAAGTAAAGAAGTAAAAACTGCTGTAAAGCCCAAAATTTGGAATCCTATTTTTCATGAGTACACACCGAAGAAAGAACTCTCAAAGACAGACGTAAAAGTAAAGACTGAACCCGTTTCTGATAGTCCCGGGGAAACTTCATCAAATTCAAATACCGTCTCTTACGGTAGCGATGTGAAAAAGTCTGTTGCGTCTGAAAGAAATCTCATTAAACACAGTGTAGAATCCATGATTAAGAAAGATCTACCGTCTTCAGACAATCACAACACAATCACAGGGGATCTGACCATTAAGCGCCTACTACCGAAGCATGAAGAGGAACCTACTGCCAAGAAAATAAAACTAGACGAAAATATCGTGCCTACTACTCCACAAACAACCAATCCTCTTACCGAGACCAAAATTCCATCCAAATTCCCAATTGCCATCCAAGAATTCCCTTTGTACAAGATTTCTGCGACGCCACCTATATCTCCTTATTTTTCGCGTGGGTTCGAACCTTCACCTAAAACTTTTGCCGACGTCGCACTGCGACCTTTGATGCCAAATATGCAACTCCGTACTTTCTCTCCCTTCAGTCCGTCATTTGGGAGAGCAGATAACGTGATTGCCACAGAGATGCATAAATCGCCGCCACAGGTTACATGTAAAATAGCTTCAATGTCATCACAGAATATGTTAGACACGCCTTTGAAACAATCTGTAGCACCTGTTCGCGTGTATGCATCTACACCAATGACGTCATCATTACGAGAATCGCCGATGTTCCGACCTACCGATTCTGTATTCAAAATGGAAACCAAACCATCAGTTACGAGGGTACTTGCACCAACATTTAAAGACAGTGAAAATTTGCCCCTCACAAACGAG GTAGAGGTAGTAAATGGCGGCTTTGGAATCAAGAATCCCTCATATCGTGCACCCAAACCCTCTGATATCACAAATATTCAACCAG ATTCGGAGACCGGAAAAGGCAAATACGAATGCAAGATCTGTTCTAAGGCGTTTGGTTTGCAGCGGCTACTGAACCGCCACCTTAAGTGTCACAGTGATGTCAAAAGATACCTATGTACCTTCTGTGGTAAAGGTTTCAATGACACCTTTGATTTAAAACGCCACACGAGAATTCACACAG GAGTGAAGCCGTATTCCTGTAGCGAGTGTGACAGGTCATTCACACAAAGGTGTTCCCTGGAATCACACTGTCGCAAAGTTCACAACATGGACATTAACTACGCCTACAAACAGAGGAGAAACAAGATTTACGTATGCGAGGAGTGTGGACATTCCACACCGAATACGAGTAAACATTTTGTGCACCTCCGAGAAAACCACCCGAACAATCCTGCGCTCACAAAATGTCATGACAGACGCCAGTTCAAATTCTCCATGGAAAATCAACAGAATGTGCATTTACCGCGAACGTGA
- the LOC125681281 gene encoding transcriptional regulator Kaiso-like isoform X2, producing MKPLQERNHSNKQDYPKTLKPGVADSHQSSLDILATAAAQCAPSENTDLHDHDINSEDGVTDTENIPLNPHQKLPSFATLAYNIARQERENLNIPRSRNMSASSQSSLVADRTKKSPRKNAAKYTQSVTQGKENIPTSTNGKSRLAQMPFRETLNVLTQVKHNTNVRDASPSDATNGIPVTTTEAASVRVNKHSSKSPSKEVKTAVKPKIWNPIFHEYTPKKELSKTDVKVKTEPVSDSPGETSSNSNTVSYGSDVKKSVASERNLIKHSVESMIKKDLPSSDNHNTITGDLTIKRLLPKHEEEPTAKKIKLDENIVPTTPQTTNPLTETKIPSKFPIAIQEFPLYKISATPPISPYFSRGFEPSPKTFADVALRPLMPNMQLRTFSPFSPSFGRADNVIATEMHKSPPQVTCKIASMSSQNMLDTPLKQSVAPVRVYASTPMTSSLRESPMFRPTDSVFKMETKPSVTRVLAPTFKDSENLPLTNEVEVVNGGFGIKNPSYRAPKPSDITNIQPDSETGKGKYECKICSKAFGLQRLLNRHLKCHSDVKRYLCTFCGKGFNDTFDLKRHTRIHTGVKPYSCSECDRSFTQRCSLESHCRKVHNMDINYAYKQRRNKIYVCEECGHSTPNTSKHFVHLRENHPNNPALTKCHDRRQFKFSMENQQNVHLPRT from the exons ATGAAACCTCTTCAGGAAAGAAACCATTCCAATAAACAGGACTATCCAAAAACATTGAAGCCTGGTGTTGCTGACTCTCACCAATCCTCGCTGGATATCCTTGCGACAGCGGCGGCACAGTGTGCTCCATCAGAAAATACCGATCTTCATGACCACGACATAAATTCAGAGGATGGTGTTACTGACACTGAAAACATTCCTTTAAACCCTCATCAAAAACTTCCGTCATTTGCAACTTTGGCATACAATATTGCTAGACAAGAAAGAGAAAATCTGAATATTCCACGATCAAGAAATATGTCTGCTTCATCACAGTCTAGTTTGGTTGCAGATCGTACGAAGAAATCGCCGAGGAAAAATGCAGCTAAATATACCCAGTCTGTGACCCAAGGGAAGGAAAATATCCCTACATCAACGAATGGTAAAAGCAGACTCGCACAAATGCCATTCAGAGAGACGCTGAACGTATTAACTCAAGTCAAACACAACACCAACGTCAGAGATGCGAGTCCTTCTGATGCTACCAATGGAATTCCAGTGACGACAACTGAAGCCGCTTCAGTGAGAGTTAATAAACACTCCTCTAAAAGTCCAAGTAAAGAAGTAAAAACTGCTGTAAAGCCCAAAATTTGGAATCCTATTTTTCATGAGTACACACCGAAGAAAGAACTCTCAAAGACAGACGTAAAAGTAAAGACTGAACCCGTTTCTGATAGTCCCGGGGAAACTTCATCAAATTCAAATACCGTCTCTTACGGTAGCGATGTGAAAAAGTCTGTTGCGTCTGAAAGAAATCTCATTAAACACAGTGTAGAATCCATGATTAAGAAAGATCTACCGTCTTCAGACAATCACAACACAATCACAGGGGATCTGACCATTAAGCGCCTACTACCGAAGCATGAAGAGGAACCTACTGCCAAGAAAATAAAACTAGACGAAAATATCGTGCCTACTACTCCACAAACAACCAATCCTCTTACCGAGACCAAAATTCCATCCAAATTCCCAATTGCCATCCAAGAATTCCCTTTGTACAAGATTTCTGCGACGCCACCTATATCTCCTTATTTTTCGCGTGGGTTCGAACCTTCACCTAAAACTTTTGCCGACGTCGCACTGCGACCTTTGATGCCAAATATGCAACTCCGTACTTTCTCTCCCTTCAGTCCGTCATTTGGGAGAGCAGATAACGTGATTGCCACAGAGATGCATAAATCGCCGCCACAGGTTACATGTAAAATAGCTTCAATGTCATCACAGAATATGTTAGACACGCCTTTGAAACAATCTGTAGCACCTGTTCGCGTGTATGCATCTACACCAATGACGTCATCATTACGAGAATCGCCGATGTTCCGACCTACCGATTCTGTATTCAAAATGGAAACCAAACCATCAGTTACGAGGGTACTTGCACCAACATTTAAAGACAGTGAAAATTTGCCCCTCACAAACGAG GTAGAGGTAGTAAATGGCGGCTTTGGAATCAAGAATCCCTCATATCGTGCACCCAAACCCTCTGATATCACAAATATTCAACCAG ATTCGGAGACCGGAAAAGGCAAATACGAATGCAAGATCTGTTCTAAGGCGTTTGGTTTGCAGCGGCTACTGAACCGCCACCTTAAGTGTCACAGTGATGTCAAAAGATACCTATGTACCTTCTGTGGTAAAGGTTTCAATGACACCTTTGATTTAAAACGCCACACGAGAATTCACACAG GAGTGAAGCCGTATTCCTGTAGCGAGTGTGACAGGTCATTCACACAAAGGTGTTCCCTGGAATCACACTGTCGCAAAGTTCACAACATGGACATTAACTACGCCTACAAACAGAGGAGAAACAAGATTTACGTATGCGAGGAGTGTGGACATTCCACACCGAATACGAGTAAACATTTTGTGCACCTCCGAGAAAACCACCCGAACAATCCTGCGCTCACAAAATGTCATGACAGACGCCAGTTCAAATTCTCCATGGAAAATCAACAGAATGTGCATTTACCGCGAACGTGA
- the LOC125681025 gene encoding uncharacterized protein LOC125681025, which translates to MFGKTLVGLLLFVTLSSAFVVDFVQDLFSSCSDAKNPINPVQDTSPTCLQQATSGSCSFFNCFEQRYPCSNCGFNKHYGTYDCEKFYLPVYYNQFNDLGKRWIKATGDCLINTLKQFYTQDSVRCRMVKTTMMDHVSTCYLRNAANISFCDIFWDNRNALMGVYEAESFLQPTEMHRILFEVLQIGTSCTGDHVSEFRTLVMERITPVVSQAGDRLREAGDHLQEAGRRVGNWLSNIFSK; encoded by the exons ATGTTTGGTAAAACACTGGTTGGTTTGCTCCTGTTTGTGACTCTGTCCAGTGCCTTTGTCGTGGACTTTGTCCAGGACCTGTTTTCTTCCTGCAGTGATGCTAAAAACCCTATAAACCCCGTGCAAG ACACATCGCCGACATGTTTGCAACAAGCAACATCGGGTTCTTGTAGTTTCTTCAACTGCTTTGAACAGCGGTACCCTTGTAGTAATTGTGGCTTTAACAAACACTATGGTACATACGACTGCGAGAAGTTTTACCTACCTGTCTACTATAACCAATTCAATGATCTG GGAAAACGCTGGATCAAGGCAACAGGCGACTGTCTTATCAACACACTGAAGCAGTTCTACACACAGGACAGTGTCCGATGTCGGATGGTGAAAACAACCATGATGGATCACGTATCCACCTGTTACCTACGCAACGCCGCCAACATAAGTTTTTGCGACATTTTCTGGGACAACAGAAACGCCCTCATGGGAGTGTACGAGGCTGAGAGCTTTCTGCAACCAACAGAAATGCATAG GATATTGTTTGAGGTTCTACAGATAGGAACTAGCTGTACTGGGGACCATGTATCGGAATTTCGGACACTGGTGATGGAAAGGATTACACCTGTCGTCTCCCAGGCCGGGGATCGTTTGCGGGAAGCCGGGGATCACTTGCAGGAAGCCGGAAGACGAGTTGGAAACTGGCTCAGCAACATATTTTCTAAGTAA